A portion of the Glycine max cultivar Williams 82 chromosome 10, Glycine_max_v4.0, whole genome shotgun sequence genome contains these proteins:
- the LOC100806075 gene encoding low-temperature-induced 65 kDa protein isoform X3: MDSGAVQSEVHENDEHYPHIVVSEQEEDHFDEEKKSVLNKVKAKAKKIKDTIKKHGHQVLDRGHVYNNEDQHTLDDDDLEEDEEMAEDPQVHETPIQESEDVKTAIPTSEQLEYLGKSGIDFGGTAVMGEEPRHDALLGGISSATEIDQNIAKTFSVEEKAEIPKENLERSIGLEEAPHAPGSTIEAYTPPNYETKITDPSVIGKDEIEEITPVEESFAKMNVHEKPTPEPIVPLAEKHDQFVSHLSAATQTRYPSSESHDDQFKQETTSTNINRNLENPTETGITFNTITTTVEEQPHYEANIDEVVSPKDVIDSEAGSGEKVEIKDKVVTNEEQGDASNMPDSTAQHGKNIAHSLSEKLAPVYDKVAEVGGAVKSKVTRTSTGGVGTETKNEVSVKDYLSEKLKPGEEDKSLSEVISEALHKRKEEPVKKEDENLNGGDDKMCEESSVKSPGKGVVGKLKGVVGSWFGKSEEKGEDLSKSTNSGAEVEQVHQVVGGNKSSPFEEQGTR; the protein is encoded by the exons ATGGATTCAGGAGCTGTTCAAAGTGAAGTACATGAGAACGATGAACATTACCCCCACATTGTTGTCTCAGAGCAAG AAGAAGACCACTTTGATGAGGAGAAGAAGTCTGTTCTGAATAAGGTAAAGGCAAAGGCTAAGAAAATTAAGGACACGATTAAGAAGCATGGCCATCAAGTGCTTGATCGTGGTCATGTGTATAACAATGAAGATCAGCATACCCTTGATGATGATGACTTAGAGGAGGATGAAGAAATGGCTGAAGACCCACAAGTTCATGAAACACCAA TTCAAGAAAGTGAAGATGTTAAAACTGCTATACCTACATCTGAGCAACTCGAATATTTAGGGAAGTCAGGAATTGATTTTGGAGGCACAGCAGTTATGGGAGAAGAACCTCGTCATGATGCATTACTTGGAGGCATTTCTTCAGCTACTGAAATTGATCAAAACATAGCGAAAACATTTTCTGTGGAAGAGAAAGCAGAGATACCTAAGGAAAATTTGGAGAGGTCAATAGGCTTGGAGGAAGCGCCTCATGCTCCAGGAAGTACAATTGAGGCATATACCCCTCCCAATTATGAAACCAAAATCACTGATCCAAGTGTGATAG GAAAGgatgaaatagaagaaatcaCACCAGTTGAGGAATCTTTTGCGAAAATGAATGTGCATGAAAAACCTACTCCAGAACCAATCGTTCCTCTTGCTGAAAAACATGATCAGTTTGTGTCACACCTCTCTGCTGCAACACAAACTCGGTATCCTTCTTCTGAAAGTCATGATGATCAGTTCAAGCAGGAAACAACATCCACAAATATCAACAGAAACCTGGAAAATCCCACAGAAACTGGAATAACTTTCAACACCATCACAACCACAGTTGAAGAACAACCACACTACGAAGCAAACATTGATGAAGTTGTCTCTCCTAAAGATGTCATAGATTCTGAGGCAGGTTCAGGAGAGAAAGTTGAGATAAAGGACAAGGTGGTAACAAATGAAGAGCAAGGGGATGCTTCTAACATGCCTGACTCAACTGCACAACATGGAAAGAACATTGCTCACTCTCTGTCAGAGAAATTAGCTCCAGTTTATGATAAGGTTGCAGAGGTGGGAGGTGCAGTGAAGTCCAAAGTGACTAGAACTAGCACTGGTGGTGTTGGAACTGAGACAAAAAATGAGGTTTCTGTGAAGGATTATTTGTCTGAGAAGCTAAAGCCTGGTGAAGAAGACAAGTCACTTTCTGAGGTAATTTCAGAAGCTTTACATAAGAGGAAGGAAGAGCCAGTGAAAAAAGAGGATGAAAACTTGAATGGTGGGGATGACAAAATGTGTGAAGAGAGCAGTGTGAAGAGTCCAGGGAAAGGTGTGGTTGGCAAGCTTAAGGGTGTTGTTGGCTCTTGGTTTGGCAAATCTGAGGAAAAAG GTGAAGATTTATCCAAGAGTACAAATTCTGGTGCTGAAGTGGAACAGGTTCATCAGGTTGTTGGTGGAAACAAGAGTAGTCCATTTGAAGAACAAGGGACTCGCTAA
- the LOC100789139 gene encoding heavy metal-associated isoprenylated plant protein 39 isoform X1, translating into MDPQQKVVLKVLTMTDDKTKKKAIEAAADIYGVDSIAADVTEQKLTVIGEMDAVAVVKKLKKVGKVDIISVGPAKEEKKEEKKAEKMEEKPEGKPEEKQEEKK; encoded by the exons ATGGATCCCCAG CAGAAGGTGGTGTTAAAGGTCCTTACTATGACAgatgacaaaacaaaaaagaaagcaatTGAAGCAGCTGCAGATATCTATG GGGTTGATTCGATTGCCGCAGATGTGACGGAACAGAAGTTGACAGTGATTGGTGAAATGGATGCAGTGGCAGTGGTGAAGAAGCTGAAGAAAGTAGGGAAAGTGGATATAATATCAGTTGGACCTGccaaggaagagaaaaaagaagaaaagaaagcgGAAAAGATGGAAGAGAAACCAGAAGGGAAGCCAGAAGAGAAacaggaagagaaaaaataa
- the LOC100805547 gene encoding pentatricopeptide repeat-containing protein At3g60050 isoform X2 has product MNAITLLGPKRVQNFSHSLIILRRLCSHPFDGNGFEFIEEPLKKLGPDYDTNVDERLHLKEDWGYNRKQFSLRKGFLETVKLDAKRVLEVLRQDGPGLDARLVLGELHVRLSGLLVREVLFGILKHINCENKTRCAKLAYKFFVWCSQQEGYQHTVNAYHLVMNIYAECEEFKALWRLVDEMVEKGLPATARTFNILIRTCGEAGLAKSLVERFIKSKTFNFRPFKHSYNAILHGLLVLNQYKLIEWVYQQLLLDGFSSDILTYNIVMYAKYRLGKLDQFHRLLDEMGRNGFSPDFHTFNILLHVLGKGDKPLAALNLLNHMREMGIEPTVLHFTTLIDGLSRAGNLDACKYFFDEMIKNGCIPDVVAYTVMITGYVVAGKFDEACSMLKEMKTKGCSPNSFVYNTLASCLRNAGKTADAHEVIRQMTEKGKYADIHSRFRGHKA; this is encoded by the exons ATGAATGCAATAACCCTTTTAGGTCCAAAGAGGGTGCAAAATttttcccattctttgattattTTGCGGAGATTATGTAGCCATCCGTTTGATGGTAACGGATTCGAATTTATTGAGGAGCCTTTGAAAAAACTAGGTCCAGATTATGATACCAATGTGGATGAAAGGCTCCATTTGAAAGAGGATTGGGGCTATAACCGAAAACAGTTTTCACTTAGAAAAGGGTTCTTAGAAACTGTTAAGTTAGATGCTAAGAGGGTCCTTGAGGTTCTCCGGCAAGACGGTCCCGGTCTCGATGCGAGGTTGGTTTTAGGTGAGTTGCATGTAAGGCTATCAGGGCTTCTTGTGAGGGAGGTTCTCTTTGGAATTTTGAAGCACATAAATTGTGAGAATAAGACCAGGTGTGCAAAGCTGGCATATAAGTTTTTTGTGTGGTGCAGTCAGCAAGAGGGTTACCAGCACACTGTGAATGCGTATCACCTAGTTATGAACATATATGCTGAGTGCGAGGAGTTTAAGGCATTGTGGAGGTTGGTTGATGAGATGGTTGAGAAAGGTCTTCCGGCTACTGCTCGTACTTTCAATATTTTGATTCGTACTTGTGGTGAGGCGGGTTTGGCTAAAAGTTTGGTGGAGAGGTTCATAAAATCAAAGACGTTTAACTTTAGGCCTTTTAAGCACTCCTACAATGCCATCCTGCATGGTCTTCTTGTTTTAAACCAGTACAAGTTGATTGAGTGGGTTTATCAACAGCTGTTGCTTGATGGATTTTCATCAgatattttaacttataatattGTCATGTATGCCAAGTACAGACTAGGAAAGTTGGATCAGTTTCACAGACTGCTTGATGAGATGGGTAGAAATGGATTTTCTCCAGATTTTCATACATTCAATATTCTTCTTCATGTTCTCGGCAAGGGGGACAAACCACTTGCAGCTCTCAATCTTTTAAATCACATGAGAGAAATGGGTATAGAACCAACTGTGCTTCATTTCACTACATTGATAGATGGACTCAGCAGAGCTGGGAATCTGGATGcttgcaaatatttttttgatgaaatgatAAAGAATGGATGCATCCCAGATGTGGTGGCTTACACTGTAATGATAACAGGATATGTAGTGGCTG GAAAATTTGATGAAGCGTGCTCAATGCTCAAGGAAATGAAGACCAAAGGTTGTAGTCCAAATTCATTTGTCTATAATACATTAGCGAGTTGTTTGAGGAATGCTGGAAAGACTGCTGATGCTCATGAAGTGATAAGACAAATGACGGAGAAGGGGAAGTATGCTGACATACATTCAAGATTCAGAGGGCACAAGGCTTAG
- the LOC100806075 gene encoding low-temperature-induced 65 kDa protein isoform X2, protein MDSGAVQSEVHENDEHYPHIVVSEQVTHGAEEDHFDEEKKSVLNKVKAKAKKIKDTIKKHGHQVLDRGHVYNNEDQHTLDDDDLEEDEEMAEDPQVHETPIQESEDVKTAIPTSEQLEYLGKSGIDFGGTAVMGEEPRHDALLGGISSATEIDQNIAKTFSVEEKAEIPKENLERSIGLEEAPHAPGSTIEAYTPPNYETKITDPSVIGKDEIEEITPVEESFAKMNVHEKPTPEPIVPLAEKHDQFVSHLSAATQTRYPSSESHDDQFKQETTSTNINRNLENPTETGITFNTITTTVEEQPHYEANIDEVVSPKDVIDSEAGSGEKVEIKDKVVTNEEQGDASNMPDSTAQHGKNIAHSLSEKLAPVYDKVAEVGGAVKSKVTRTSTGGVGTETKNEVSVKDYLSEKLKPGEEDKSLSEVISEALHKRKEEPVKKEDENLNGGDDKMCEESSVKSPGKGVVGKLKGVVGSWFGKSEEKDLSKSTNSGAEVEQVHQVVGGNKSSPFEEQGTR, encoded by the exons ATGGATTCAGGAGCTGTTCAAAGTGAAGTACATGAGAACGATGAACATTACCCCCACATTGTTGTCTCAGAGCAAG TGACACATGGTGCAGAAGAAGACCACTTTGATGAGGAGAAGAAGTCTGTTCTGAATAAGGTAAAGGCAAAGGCTAAGAAAATTAAGGACACGATTAAGAAGCATGGCCATCAAGTGCTTGATCGTGGTCATGTGTATAACAATGAAGATCAGCATACCCTTGATGATGATGACTTAGAGGAGGATGAAGAAATGGCTGAAGACCCACAAGTTCATGAAACACCAA TTCAAGAAAGTGAAGATGTTAAAACTGCTATACCTACATCTGAGCAACTCGAATATTTAGGGAAGTCAGGAATTGATTTTGGAGGCACAGCAGTTATGGGAGAAGAACCTCGTCATGATGCATTACTTGGAGGCATTTCTTCAGCTACTGAAATTGATCAAAACATAGCGAAAACATTTTCTGTGGAAGAGAAAGCAGAGATACCTAAGGAAAATTTGGAGAGGTCAATAGGCTTGGAGGAAGCGCCTCATGCTCCAGGAAGTACAATTGAGGCATATACCCCTCCCAATTATGAAACCAAAATCACTGATCCAAGTGTGATAG GAAAGgatgaaatagaagaaatcaCACCAGTTGAGGAATCTTTTGCGAAAATGAATGTGCATGAAAAACCTACTCCAGAACCAATCGTTCCTCTTGCTGAAAAACATGATCAGTTTGTGTCACACCTCTCTGCTGCAACACAAACTCGGTATCCTTCTTCTGAAAGTCATGATGATCAGTTCAAGCAGGAAACAACATCCACAAATATCAACAGAAACCTGGAAAATCCCACAGAAACTGGAATAACTTTCAACACCATCACAACCACAGTTGAAGAACAACCACACTACGAAGCAAACATTGATGAAGTTGTCTCTCCTAAAGATGTCATAGATTCTGAGGCAGGTTCAGGAGAGAAAGTTGAGATAAAGGACAAGGTGGTAACAAATGAAGAGCAAGGGGATGCTTCTAACATGCCTGACTCAACTGCACAACATGGAAAGAACATTGCTCACTCTCTGTCAGAGAAATTAGCTCCAGTTTATGATAAGGTTGCAGAGGTGGGAGGTGCAGTGAAGTCCAAAGTGACTAGAACTAGCACTGGTGGTGTTGGAACTGAGACAAAAAATGAGGTTTCTGTGAAGGATTATTTGTCTGAGAAGCTAAAGCCTGGTGAAGAAGACAAGTCACTTTCTGAGGTAATTTCAGAAGCTTTACATAAGAGGAAGGAAGAGCCAGTGAAAAAAGAGGATGAAAACTTGAATGGTGGGGATGACAAAATGTGTGAAGAGAGCAGTGTGAAGAGTCCAGGGAAAGGTGTGGTTGGCAAGCTTAAGGGTGTTGTTGGCTCTTGGTTTGGCAAATCTGAGGAAAAAG ATTTATCCAAGAGTACAAATTCTGGTGCTGAAGTGGAACAGGTTCATCAGGTTGTTGGTGGAAACAAGAGTAGTCCATTTGAAGAACAAGGGACTCGCTAA
- the LOC100789139 gene encoding heavy metal-associated isoprenylated plant protein 39 isoform X2: MDPQKVVLKVLTMTDDKTKKKAIEAAADIYGVDSIAADVTEQKLTVIGEMDAVAVVKKLKKVGKVDIISVGPAKEEKKEEKKAEKMEEKPEGKPEEKQEEKK, encoded by the exons ATGGATCCCCAG AAGGTGGTGTTAAAGGTCCTTACTATGACAgatgacaaaacaaaaaagaaagcaatTGAAGCAGCTGCAGATATCTATG GGGTTGATTCGATTGCCGCAGATGTGACGGAACAGAAGTTGACAGTGATTGGTGAAATGGATGCAGTGGCAGTGGTGAAGAAGCTGAAGAAAGTAGGGAAAGTGGATATAATATCAGTTGGACCTGccaaggaagagaaaaaagaagaaaagaaagcgGAAAAGATGGAAGAGAAACCAGAAGGGAAGCCAGAAGAGAAacaggaagagaaaaaataa
- the LOC100806075 gene encoding low-temperature-induced 65 kDa protein isoform X1, translating to MDSGAVQSEVHENDEHYPHIVVSEQVTHGAEEDHFDEEKKSVLNKVKAKAKKIKDTIKKHGHQVLDRGHVYNNEDQHTLDDDDLEEDEEMAEDPQVHETPIQESEDVKTAIPTSEQLEYLGKSGIDFGGTAVMGEEPRHDALLGGISSATEIDQNIAKTFSVEEKAEIPKENLERSIGLEEAPHAPGSTIEAYTPPNYETKITDPSVIGKDEIEEITPVEESFAKMNVHEKPTPEPIVPLAEKHDQFVSHLSAATQTRYPSSESHDDQFKQETTSTNINRNLENPTETGITFNTITTTVEEQPHYEANIDEVVSPKDVIDSEAGSGEKVEIKDKVVTNEEQGDASNMPDSTAQHGKNIAHSLSEKLAPVYDKVAEVGGAVKSKVTRTSTGGVGTETKNEVSVKDYLSEKLKPGEEDKSLSEVISEALHKRKEEPVKKEDENLNGGDDKMCEESSVKSPGKGVVGKLKGVVGSWFGKSEEKGEDLSKSTNSGAEVEQVHQVVGGNKSSPFEEQGTR from the exons ATGGATTCAGGAGCTGTTCAAAGTGAAGTACATGAGAACGATGAACATTACCCCCACATTGTTGTCTCAGAGCAAG TGACACATGGTGCAGAAGAAGACCACTTTGATGAGGAGAAGAAGTCTGTTCTGAATAAGGTAAAGGCAAAGGCTAAGAAAATTAAGGACACGATTAAGAAGCATGGCCATCAAGTGCTTGATCGTGGTCATGTGTATAACAATGAAGATCAGCATACCCTTGATGATGATGACTTAGAGGAGGATGAAGAAATGGCTGAAGACCCACAAGTTCATGAAACACCAA TTCAAGAAAGTGAAGATGTTAAAACTGCTATACCTACATCTGAGCAACTCGAATATTTAGGGAAGTCAGGAATTGATTTTGGAGGCACAGCAGTTATGGGAGAAGAACCTCGTCATGATGCATTACTTGGAGGCATTTCTTCAGCTACTGAAATTGATCAAAACATAGCGAAAACATTTTCTGTGGAAGAGAAAGCAGAGATACCTAAGGAAAATTTGGAGAGGTCAATAGGCTTGGAGGAAGCGCCTCATGCTCCAGGAAGTACAATTGAGGCATATACCCCTCCCAATTATGAAACCAAAATCACTGATCCAAGTGTGATAG GAAAGgatgaaatagaagaaatcaCACCAGTTGAGGAATCTTTTGCGAAAATGAATGTGCATGAAAAACCTACTCCAGAACCAATCGTTCCTCTTGCTGAAAAACATGATCAGTTTGTGTCACACCTCTCTGCTGCAACACAAACTCGGTATCCTTCTTCTGAAAGTCATGATGATCAGTTCAAGCAGGAAACAACATCCACAAATATCAACAGAAACCTGGAAAATCCCACAGAAACTGGAATAACTTTCAACACCATCACAACCACAGTTGAAGAACAACCACACTACGAAGCAAACATTGATGAAGTTGTCTCTCCTAAAGATGTCATAGATTCTGAGGCAGGTTCAGGAGAGAAAGTTGAGATAAAGGACAAGGTGGTAACAAATGAAGAGCAAGGGGATGCTTCTAACATGCCTGACTCAACTGCACAACATGGAAAGAACATTGCTCACTCTCTGTCAGAGAAATTAGCTCCAGTTTATGATAAGGTTGCAGAGGTGGGAGGTGCAGTGAAGTCCAAAGTGACTAGAACTAGCACTGGTGGTGTTGGAACTGAGACAAAAAATGAGGTTTCTGTGAAGGATTATTTGTCTGAGAAGCTAAAGCCTGGTGAAGAAGACAAGTCACTTTCTGAGGTAATTTCAGAAGCTTTACATAAGAGGAAGGAAGAGCCAGTGAAAAAAGAGGATGAAAACTTGAATGGTGGGGATGACAAAATGTGTGAAGAGAGCAGTGTGAAGAGTCCAGGGAAAGGTGTGGTTGGCAAGCTTAAGGGTGTTGTTGGCTCTTGGTTTGGCAAATCTGAGGAAAAAG GTGAAGATTTATCCAAGAGTACAAATTCTGGTGCTGAAGTGGAACAGGTTCATCAGGTTGTTGGTGGAAACAAGAGTAGTCCATTTGAAGAACAAGGGACTCGCTAA
- the LOC100805547 gene encoding pentatricopeptide repeat-containing protein At3g60050 isoform X1 gives MNAITLLGPKRVQNFSHSLIILRRLCSHPFDGNGFEFIEEPLKKLGPDYDTNVDERLHLKEDWGYNRKQFSLRKGFLETVKLDAKRVLEVLRQDGPGLDARLVLGELHVRLSGLLVREVLFGILKHINCENKTRCAKLAYKFFVWCSQQEGYQHTVNAYHLVMNIYAECEEFKALWRLVDEMVEKGLPATARTFNILIRTCGEAGLAKSLVERFIKSKTFNFRPFKHSYNAILHGLLVLNQYKLIEWVYQQLLLDGFSSDILTYNIVMYAKYRLGKLDQFHRLLDEMGRNGFSPDFHTFNILLHVLGKGDKPLAALNLLNHMREMGIEPTVLHFTTLIDGLSRAGNLDACKYFFDEMIKNGCIPDVVAYTVMITGYVVAGEIEKALKMYQYMISREQVPNVFTYNSIIQGLCMAGKFDEACSMLKEMKTKGCSPNSFVYNTLASCLRNAGKTADAHEVIRQMTEKGKYADIHSRFRGHKA, from the coding sequence ATGAATGCAATAACCCTTTTAGGTCCAAAGAGGGTGCAAAATttttcccattctttgattattTTGCGGAGATTATGTAGCCATCCGTTTGATGGTAACGGATTCGAATTTATTGAGGAGCCTTTGAAAAAACTAGGTCCAGATTATGATACCAATGTGGATGAAAGGCTCCATTTGAAAGAGGATTGGGGCTATAACCGAAAACAGTTTTCACTTAGAAAAGGGTTCTTAGAAACTGTTAAGTTAGATGCTAAGAGGGTCCTTGAGGTTCTCCGGCAAGACGGTCCCGGTCTCGATGCGAGGTTGGTTTTAGGTGAGTTGCATGTAAGGCTATCAGGGCTTCTTGTGAGGGAGGTTCTCTTTGGAATTTTGAAGCACATAAATTGTGAGAATAAGACCAGGTGTGCAAAGCTGGCATATAAGTTTTTTGTGTGGTGCAGTCAGCAAGAGGGTTACCAGCACACTGTGAATGCGTATCACCTAGTTATGAACATATATGCTGAGTGCGAGGAGTTTAAGGCATTGTGGAGGTTGGTTGATGAGATGGTTGAGAAAGGTCTTCCGGCTACTGCTCGTACTTTCAATATTTTGATTCGTACTTGTGGTGAGGCGGGTTTGGCTAAAAGTTTGGTGGAGAGGTTCATAAAATCAAAGACGTTTAACTTTAGGCCTTTTAAGCACTCCTACAATGCCATCCTGCATGGTCTTCTTGTTTTAAACCAGTACAAGTTGATTGAGTGGGTTTATCAACAGCTGTTGCTTGATGGATTTTCATCAgatattttaacttataatattGTCATGTATGCCAAGTACAGACTAGGAAAGTTGGATCAGTTTCACAGACTGCTTGATGAGATGGGTAGAAATGGATTTTCTCCAGATTTTCATACATTCAATATTCTTCTTCATGTTCTCGGCAAGGGGGACAAACCACTTGCAGCTCTCAATCTTTTAAATCACATGAGAGAAATGGGTATAGAACCAACTGTGCTTCATTTCACTACATTGATAGATGGACTCAGCAGAGCTGGGAATCTGGATGcttgcaaatatttttttgatgaaatgatAAAGAATGGATGCATCCCAGATGTGGTGGCTTACACTGTAATGATAACAGGATATGTAGTGGCTGGTGAGATTGAGAAAGCACTGAAAATGTATCAATATATGATTTCTAGAGAACAAGTTCCAAATGTTTTTACATACAATTCCATAATTCAGGGATTATGTATGGCAGGAAAATTTGATGAAGCGTGCTCAATGCTCAAGGAAATGAAGACCAAAGGTTGTAGTCCAAATTCATTTGTCTATAATACATTAGCGAGTTGTTTGAGGAATGCTGGAAAGACTGCTGATGCTCATGAAGTGATAAGACAAATGACGGAGAAGGGGAAGTATGCTGACATACATTCAAGATTCAGAGGGCACAAGGCTTAG
- the LOC100806075 gene encoding low-temperature-induced 65 kDa protein isoform X4, with protein sequence MDSGAVQSEVHENDEHYPHIVVSEQEEDHFDEEKKSVLNKVKAKAKKIKDTIKKHGHQVLDRGHVYNNEDQHTLDDDDLEEDEEMAEDPQVHETPIQESEDVKTAIPTSEQLEYLGKSGIDFGGTAVMGEEPRHDALLGGISSATEIDQNIAKTFSVEEKAEIPKENLERSIGLEEAPHAPGSTIEAYTPPNYETKITDPSVIGKDEIEEITPVEESFAKMNVHEKPTPEPIVPLAEKHDQFVSHLSAATQTRYPSSESHDDQFKQETTSTNINRNLENPTETGITFNTITTTVEEQPHYEANIDEVVSPKDVIDSEAGSGEKVEIKDKVVTNEEQGDASNMPDSTAQHGKNIAHSLSEKLAPVYDKVAEVGGAVKSKVTRTSTGGVGTETKNEVSVKDYLSEKLKPGEEDKSLSEVISEALHKRKEEPVKKEDENLNGGDDKMCEESSVKSPGKGVVGKLKGVVGSWFGKSEEKDLSKSTNSGAEVEQVHQVVGGNKSSPFEEQGTR encoded by the exons ATGGATTCAGGAGCTGTTCAAAGTGAAGTACATGAGAACGATGAACATTACCCCCACATTGTTGTCTCAGAGCAAG AAGAAGACCACTTTGATGAGGAGAAGAAGTCTGTTCTGAATAAGGTAAAGGCAAAGGCTAAGAAAATTAAGGACACGATTAAGAAGCATGGCCATCAAGTGCTTGATCGTGGTCATGTGTATAACAATGAAGATCAGCATACCCTTGATGATGATGACTTAGAGGAGGATGAAGAAATGGCTGAAGACCCACAAGTTCATGAAACACCAA TTCAAGAAAGTGAAGATGTTAAAACTGCTATACCTACATCTGAGCAACTCGAATATTTAGGGAAGTCAGGAATTGATTTTGGAGGCACAGCAGTTATGGGAGAAGAACCTCGTCATGATGCATTACTTGGAGGCATTTCTTCAGCTACTGAAATTGATCAAAACATAGCGAAAACATTTTCTGTGGAAGAGAAAGCAGAGATACCTAAGGAAAATTTGGAGAGGTCAATAGGCTTGGAGGAAGCGCCTCATGCTCCAGGAAGTACAATTGAGGCATATACCCCTCCCAATTATGAAACCAAAATCACTGATCCAAGTGTGATAG GAAAGgatgaaatagaagaaatcaCACCAGTTGAGGAATCTTTTGCGAAAATGAATGTGCATGAAAAACCTACTCCAGAACCAATCGTTCCTCTTGCTGAAAAACATGATCAGTTTGTGTCACACCTCTCTGCTGCAACACAAACTCGGTATCCTTCTTCTGAAAGTCATGATGATCAGTTCAAGCAGGAAACAACATCCACAAATATCAACAGAAACCTGGAAAATCCCACAGAAACTGGAATAACTTTCAACACCATCACAACCACAGTTGAAGAACAACCACACTACGAAGCAAACATTGATGAAGTTGTCTCTCCTAAAGATGTCATAGATTCTGAGGCAGGTTCAGGAGAGAAAGTTGAGATAAAGGACAAGGTGGTAACAAATGAAGAGCAAGGGGATGCTTCTAACATGCCTGACTCAACTGCACAACATGGAAAGAACATTGCTCACTCTCTGTCAGAGAAATTAGCTCCAGTTTATGATAAGGTTGCAGAGGTGGGAGGTGCAGTGAAGTCCAAAGTGACTAGAACTAGCACTGGTGGTGTTGGAACTGAGACAAAAAATGAGGTTTCTGTGAAGGATTATTTGTCTGAGAAGCTAAAGCCTGGTGAAGAAGACAAGTCACTTTCTGAGGTAATTTCAGAAGCTTTACATAAGAGGAAGGAAGAGCCAGTGAAAAAAGAGGATGAAAACTTGAATGGTGGGGATGACAAAATGTGTGAAGAGAGCAGTGTGAAGAGTCCAGGGAAAGGTGTGGTTGGCAAGCTTAAGGGTGTTGTTGGCTCTTGGTTTGGCAAATCTGAGGAAAAAG ATTTATCCAAGAGTACAAATTCTGGTGCTGAAGTGGAACAGGTTCATCAGGTTGTTGGTGGAAACAAGAGTAGTCCATTTGAAGAACAAGGGACTCGCTAA